The segment gagttttgatatatatatatataaatatatatatatatatatatatatatatatatatatatatatatatatatatatatatatatatatctctctNNNNNNNNNNNNNNNNNNNNNNNNNNNNNNNNNNNNNNNNNNNNNNNNNNNNNNNNNNNNNNNNNNNNNNNNNNNNNNNNNNNNNNNNNNNNNNNNNNNNNNNNNNNNNNNNNNNNNNNNNNNNNNNNNNNNNNNNNNNNNNNNNNNatatatatatatatatatatatatatatatatatatatatatatatatatatatatatatattttaaacaataaaaaaaaaaggatatgtatttggaaggaaaaggaaaaaaggactGACATCTATTCCATCTATCGAGACCAAACGAAATAAGCAAAGTACAGCCGCTACCAGAAAATCAACCATCCCGGAACTGGTCCGCCGGGAAGcgcagaggagagagagaggggggaGATATTACGGTGCTGGtacagagagaagaaaggaggaagaaggagaatcAGGATAGGATTGACGATGCATTTCTTAAATGCGGTGATGTTGACTCGAATGCTCACTCGGAATCCGGGTCTTGAATCGGAAGCCGGCGAAATTCCATTCGGATCGTTGTTGTGGATCACCTACGCCGGGATCTCTTGTGTCCTTGTTCTATTCGCTGGTATCATGTCTGGTTTGACCCTTGGCCTTATGTCTCTCGGCCTCGTCGACCTCGAAATTCTTCAACGTAGTGGCACCGCGGAGGAGAAGAAACAAGCTggtttgttttctatttgtGGTTCTGATTCTTCGACTGCCTATTCCACTGCGATTCTGTTCGATTCTTAGTGAAAAGAAATTTAGGACATATGCgtctgtgtgtgtgtgtttgtgtggAGTGGATTCATGCGTGTTCTAGTAGCTTGCATCGTTTTGTTGCTTACAATTACAATTGTGTGTTATTCTAACTTGTTACGAATTGCGATTGTTTACTTTCAGCGGCTATACTACCAGTGGTTCAAAAGCAGCACCAGCTTCTTGTTACGTTGCTATTATGTAATGCCGTTGCAATGGAGGTAATTGAATTGATTGGATCCGGAACTCTTTTTGATAGTGAATACAAAACAGGAACGttctccatttcttttgaaatgagGTTGAACTTTAGGTGGAGAAACACGTAATCGAAATTTTGGgatttatatatatgagaTTTGTCAGTCAAATGCTTCTCCTCAATGTATTCGTTGTTGGTATAGATTTTTTACTGTTTTCGCATTTGCTATCTGCAGGCACTTCCTATATACTTGGATAAACTTTTTAATCAGTATCTTGCTATTATTCTCTCTGTGACATTTGTATTGGCATTTGGAGAGGTatgattctttctccttttataATTTGTCCTGGTTTTCCCTTAAACTCGATTCCAGTATATGGATAATTTATGCTTTTTTGTTTGGAATGTTTTCTGTTATTGCTAGGTTATACCACAAGCGATATGCACCCGGTATGGACTTGCTGTCGGTGCCAATTTCGTGTGTCTTGTACGAGTTTTGATGGTTATTTGCTACCCAATTGCATATCCCATCGGGAAGGTAATTTTCTAAACATGTTAGTTTGACCATGCTGTAAGCATGTGAGCTACGTAAATTGAGTTAATTACAACAGAATGACTGTATAGTCTTTATCATTACAAGGATtctttcaaaaaatgaaaaattgccATCGAAAAATTGGATAATTCTCACAAAAAAGTTAGGTGCATGCTCAAGTAGTCCATAGCATCTTTAAGAGCATGACTGAAAAGCCATGACTGGTAGCTTTTTCATCTTTGCTTGTTTTGTACGATATCGATGCCGTTCCTTAAGGATATTGAAAAGTTGAGCTGTAGTCACTGAAATTGGGATCCTGGACAATTCTTGTAGACTTATCACAAAGTATTGCAAGCCAACGGCTTCTGGTGGGTATGCCTTGGTTTTAgctaattcttttaaaagttacaTGCATGCTAAACTAAGTATGCAGGCTTCTTATTGCTGTATGTAttgatttcaaattatttatgtgTTTTATAACaccatttcaaatttgttttccTTCCTCGTTTTTCTTCTGTAGTGTGTCATTGGGGGCATATGGAGGCATTagtattattgaaatgaaCTAAGGTTGTCAGAGAAaagtgttttattttttgagttgCTGTTTCACAAATGTTGGCTGCCGTTCCTTTGGTCCTCTCTTTCGTTTATGTTGACTCGTAAAGTCAATGAAAATTCTCTTACACTACAGGTTCTTGATTGCTTGCTGGGGCACAATGAGGCATTGTTTAGGCGTGCTCAATTGAAAGCTCTTGTCTCCATCCACAGTCTGGAGGTATGTAACAAAATTTGCTGCAGAACTCTCTAAATTCCGataatttttttcccttttaaatCTCTCTACTTGTGCATAGGCGGGAAAGGGTGGTGAACTCACCCATGATGAAACAACAATCATTAGTGGAGCTTTAGATTTGACTGAAAAGGTAATTGCTGCAATGTCGTCGACTAGCTGTCTAACTTTCGCTTCTGTTGGATCGTTTCTTTAGGTCCTGCCTTCTAGTTTCAaactattttgtattttaaatatcgTATTGTTTCTTATCGAATTTGAACAGACAGCTGAGGAGGCTATGACACCTATTGAATCAACTTTTTCCTTGGACgtaaattcaaaattggacTGGTAAGGCTGCTCTCATGTTTCTAACAGTCACCTTTTGAAATTAGCTGTTACCATGgccattataatattaaataatcaCAGTATCAGCTATCTGCTCTCAGTTCGTTCGAAGTATACGAGGATAGTTGGTAGTATTTGAGTTTAATGACCCTGTCAGAATAAATATTTGTGGTACTATGGATGGTTGCTTTGTTAAAGATGTTTCttagttcttgtttcttgCTGATTTCCAGTAATTTCAAAGGAGCATGTACGTTAATATCTATATGTGATGTGAATTCTTATTTCCACCTTTTATTATAAACGTCTTCTTGGAATGAGTTTCTGCACCTTTAAAGATACTTTAGGAAGTAATTTGCCAAGTTTTTACTTGTGTGCAATGTCTCATCCTTTCTTGAACAACTAACTAACACAGGGAAGCAATGGGAAAAATTCTTGCTCGTGGTCATAGTCGAGTTCCTGTCTACGCTGGGAATCCAAAGAATATTATAGGGCTTCTCCTGGTGGGTATTGCAATAATCTTTCATTAAAAGATTTCCTCAGTCTAGATATcccttgattttttttactgcctagatttcttcattttttactCTGACTTTACCTGCGTGGAATCAGGTGAAAAGCCTTTTAACAGTGCGACCTGAAACAGAGACCCCAGTCAGTGCCGTTTCTATTCGGAGGATTCCCAGGTGTGTGCTATTCTGCCGCTTTCCTGCGCTGCTCCCTGCCCCAATTTTCCAGAAGCATTTTTTTAACTGCTACTTATTACTGATTTATATTCTTATGAATGGCAGGGTTCCTTCCGACATGCCTCTTTATGATATATTGAACGAATTTCAGAAAGGGAGTAGTCACATGGCTGCTGTTGTGAAGgtaaaagggaaaaacaagGCTCTTcctcctacattggttggagaagaatCTGAGGAAAATAAACTCTCAGTCATGGAATCCCAACTGACAACTCCTTTACTACGTAAGCACGACGAGAATTCAGATAGTGTCGTCCTTGATATCGATAGAACTTCCAAGACTTCTGGTATGAGTAGGCAACCTTCTTACCGACGCAATGATGCTTCTTCTATAAATGGGTTGAGCCATTTATCAGAGGACATAGAAGATGGTGAAGTAATTGGTATCATCACCCTTGAAGATGTATTTGAAGAACTTTTGCAGGTAAATCTTCTCCCCTTCACTTTGGGTCATAACGTTACCTATAATTTTAACCTATGCTGTAACATATCTTGATTGATGCAGGAGGAGATTGTTGACGAAACAGATGAGTATGTTGATGTTCACAAAAGGTAATTGTGCAGTTGATGCTTCTAATTCGTTCTTTTAAACTCTCAACGCCACAtattaaagttgtttttatttgtttcaatgATACTTTTTGCAGAATTCGTGTTGCTGCAGCTGCGGCTGCTTCCTCTATGGCAAGAGCTCCATCAATTAGGAGATTAACCGCTCAGAAGGTAGCAGTCTTTGTTTCATTTACACAATCCACAAATATCATGTTCTTTTCAATTGTTCTCTCATATCATAGATGAAAGTCATGGTATACTTTTACCAGCATTgtgatcccacgttggttggagagaaatGTTCACACTGGTtggagagaacaaaacatttttaataaaagtatgga is part of the Cucurbita pepo subsp. pepo cultivar mu-cu-16 chromosome LG12, ASM280686v2, whole genome shotgun sequence genome and harbors:
- the LOC111806889 gene encoding DUF21 domain-containing protein At4g14240-like — encoded protein: MHFLNAVMLTRMLTRNPGLESEAGEIPFGSLLWITYAGISCVLVLFAGIMSGLTLGLMSLGLVDLEILQRSGTAEEKKQAAAILPVVQKQHQLLVTLLLCNAVAMEALPIYLDKLFNQYLAIILSVTFVLAFGEVIPQAICTRYGLAVGANFVCLVRVLMVICYPIAYPIGKVLDCLLGHNEALFRRAQLKALVSIHSLEAGKGGELTHDETTIISGALDLTEKTAEEAMTPIESTFSLDVNSKLDWEAMGKILARGHSRVPVYAGNPKNIIGLLLVKSLLTVRPETETPVSAVSIRRIPRVPSDMPLYDILNEFQKGSSHMAAVVKVKGKNKALPPTLVGEESEENKLSVMESQLTTPLLRKHDENSDSVVLDIDRTSKTSGMSRQPSYRRNDASSINGLSHLSEDIEDGEVIGIITLEDVFEELLQEEIVDETDEYVDVHKRIRVAAAAAASSMARAPSIRRLTAQKGAQTKQVQTSKKSTEEESNPAKSPGTKS